One Epinephelus fuscoguttatus linkage group LG10, E.fuscoguttatus.final_Chr_v1 genomic window carries:
- the zbtb11 gene encoding zinc finger and BTB domain-containing protein 11, whose product MSSEESYLAIIRYLTDEREPYAPGTPGNTKRKIRKAATCYVVRNGTLFYQRRLKGQNDFTELEVVLQDSRRKELINDAHIISEGGEHLNQQLTWETISQKYWWRGILKHVKDHIRECAHCQTRRSADDGSGPRLFSRVGRRRAAASVNDEEEGEEEEEEEGDETLVFTDSSCQLRPKLAKATAKHELVFVDSKGEVNQFLPKHSQTMLDKLNQQRLSNQFCDITLLIEGEEYRAHKSVLAACSEYFNELFFEKGAVSTHEAVVDLSGFTKASFLPLLDFAYTSMLTFNFCVMADIANLARHLLMTEVLQICESVHKQVEEQKLTVYQKGDVHTVVSSQLAAQEGLKADSDAYMVTIESDGRAVVTQSGVAVTGEPLTFVTSAEEAYIQQPMTVVTKAVEGDKEHDGDTGQNETMTLITHSGQAEPGETVTLISRIAEGMEAETMTVVTHSGQAGASESLAVVSACLAMEQPQVAEAGAFVINVDPDKASPSEVVKLASEAVASPQEKVESAPTPQKRKRGRPAKVKKDVEVEEFTPLEEEDPSADESHGDKQEMTSDDPNKRRLRQRSIAEGGYARLHMGLEDEEEGKKSSTPPRAATPKVSPRPGKRGRPPKQPVETQGGEGQSVSESVVDPEAGAVESVATAEMDTDEAATKVTEPETEAKQDQTPTESAVDGEHTCSECGMSFQRRYSLIMHSLKHEKARGYKCSLCSKEFQYAASLRAHLARHKQQSSQRAPIPKPSAEQSSEVKAESDFDDKTLPPHTRREFVCDICGKTLPKLYSLRIHMLNHTGVRPHSCKVCGKTFAHKHSLKMHRALHDVTKQFQCEYCKKSFVSKRSMEEHTSLHTGESKYLCNACGATFHRASALSKHLKKHQPKPDIRPFGCAHCDKRFYEAKDLQQHMNKHMGLKPFQCQVCGKCYSWKKDWYSHVKSHSVAEPFKCNVCGKEFFEKALFRRHVKKATHGKKGRVKQNLERECEQCGRKFTQLREYRRHINNHQGVKPFECLTCGVAWADARSLKRHVRTHTGERPYVCPMCQEAHIDARTLRKHMTKYHGDNLPGKIMLEKDTLQFHNQGTQVEHAVSILASELPPELRPAQQPPSEEIETVLITEETVEAVEAVQAAQAVSDGSVATLSDQGIMQVVNYVLAQQGITGGKLEEAPEVIQTMEVEVAHVAEVE is encoded by the exons GTATCCTGAAGCATGTTAAAGACCACATCAGAGAGTGTGCTCACTGCCAGACCAGGCGCAGCGCTGATGACGGCTCTGGACCTCGACTGTTCTCTCGGGTGGGGAGACGCAGGGCGGCTGCCAGCGtgaatgatgaggaggagggggaggaagaggaggaagaagagggagatGAAACTTTAGTCTTCACTGACTCATCTTGTCAACTGAGACCCAAGTTGGCCAAGGCGACGGCCAAGCACGAGCTGGTCTTT GTGGACAGTAAAGGCGAGGTGAACCAGTTCCTGCCCAAACACAGCCAAACAATGTTGGACAAACTCAACCAGCAGCGCCTCAGCAATCAGTTCTGTGACATCACCCTGCTGATCGAAGGAGAGGAGTACCGAGCACACAAATCTGTGCTGGCAGCGTGCAGCGAATATTTCAACGAGCTGTTCTTTGAGAAGGGCGCTGTGTCCACACACGAAGCTGTGGTCGACCTCTCTG GTTTCACCAAAGCCAGCTTCCTGCCGCTGCTGGATTTTGCCTACACTTCGATGCTTACGTTTAATTTCTGCGTCATGGCAGATATCGCCAACCTGGCTCGGCACCTGCTGATGACAGAGGTGCTGCAGATATGCGAGTCTGTGCACAAGCAGGTGGAGGAACAGAAGCTGACAGTGTATCAGAAAGGAGACGTGCACACTGTGGTGTCGAGCCAGCTGGCTGCTCAGGAGGGCTTAAAGGCTGATTCTGATGCCTACATGGTCACCATAGAGAGTGACGGCAGGGCGGTGGTCACACAGAGTGGTGTTGCTGTAACAGGCGAGCCTTTAACTTTTGTCACATCTGCTGAAGAGGCGTACATCCAGCAGCCGATGACGGTTGTCACTAAAGCTGTAGAGGGAGACAAAGAGCATGATGGAGACACTGGACAGAATGAAACCATGACTCTGATCACTCACAGCGGTCAGGCCGAGCCAGGAGAGACTGTCACTCTTATCTCCCGCATTGCAGAAGGAATGGAGGCGGAGACGATGACTGTGGTCACCCACAGTGGACAGGCGGGAGCCAGCGAGTCTCTTGCTGTGGTGTCAGCCTGTTTGGCGATGGAGCAGCCGCAGGTCGCTGAAGCAGGAGCCTTTGTTATAAACGTGGACCCAGACAAAGCGAGCCCCTCAGAGGTCGTCAAACTGGCATCAGAAGCAGTTGCGTCGCCTCAGGAGAAGGTCGAATCAGCACCTACACCCCAGAAGCGTAAACGAGGGCGTCCAGCCAAGGTGAAGAAGGATGTGGAGGTAGAGGAGTTCACGCcactggaggaggaggatcCCTCTGCTGATGAAAGCCACGGAGACAAGCAGGAGATGACGTCAGATGACCCCAACAAAAGACGACTCAGGCAGCGCTCTATTGCAGAGGGCGGTTATGCACGTTTACACATGGGgctggaggatgaagaggaggggaagAAAAGTTCAACCCCGCCGCGTGCCGCCACTCCGAAG GTGTCTCCGAGGCCGGGTAAGAGGGGCAGACCACCAAAGCAGCCAGTGGAGACTCAGGGTGGTGAAGGACAGTCTGTGTCTGAGTCGGTGGTGGATCCAGAGGCTGGTGCAGTGGAGAGCGTGGCGACAGCAGAGATGGACACAGACGAGGCTGCGACCAAGGTGACAGAGCCAGAGACTGAAGCCAAGCAAGACCAAACTCCAACAGAGAGCGCCGTCGATGGAGAGCACACCTGCTCAGAGTGCGGCATGTCCTTCCAAAGACGCTACTCTCTCATTATGCACTCATTAAAACATGAGAAAGCTCGTGGATACAAGTGCAGC CTGTGCAGTAAAGAGTTCCAGTACGCCGCCTCACTCCGCGCCCACCTGGCCCGACACAAGCAGCAGAGCAGCCAGCGAGCGCCCATCCCCAAACCCTCAGCAGAACAGAGCTCAGAAGTCAAGGCGGAGAGCGACTTCGATGATAAGACTTTACCGCCGCACACCAGAAGAGAATTTGTGTGCGACATCTGCGGGAAGACGCTGCCGAAGCTGTACTCTCTGCGCATCCACATGCTGAATCACACGGGCGTGCGGCCTCACTCCTGCAAGGTCTGCGGCAAGACGTTCGCCCACAAACACAGCCTGAAGATGCACAGAGCGCTGCACGACGTCACCAAACAGTTCCAGTGTGAATACTGCAAGAAGTCTTTTGTGAGCAAGCGGAGCATGGAGGAGCACACCAGCCTCCACACAG GTGAATCAAAGTACCTATGCAACGCATGTGGAGCGACTTTCCATCGAGCCTCAGCTCTAAGCAAACACCTGAAGAAGCACCAGCCCAAACCTGACATCCGTCCATTTGGCTGTGCTCA CTGTGATAAGAGGTTCTACGAAGCTAAAGATCTCCAGCAGCACATGAACAAGCACATGGGCCTGAAGCCGTTCCAGTGCCAGGTGTGTGGGAAATGCTACAGCTGGAAGAAGGACTGGTACTCCCATGTCAAGTCGCACAGTGTGGCCGAGCCGTTTAA GTGTAACGTTTGTGGGAAAGAGTTCTTTGAGAAGGCTCTGTTCAGGAGGCACGTGAAGAAAGCCACTCATGGGAAGAAGGGCAGAGTAAAGCAGAACCTGGAGAGGGAGTGTGAGCAGTGTGGAAGAAAGTTCACTCAGCTCAGAGAGTACAGACGCCACATCAACAACCACCAGG GAGTGAAGCCATTTGAGTGTCTGACGTGTGGTGTCGCCTGGGCCGACGCCCGTTCTCTCAAGCGTCACgtccgcacacacacaggagagcgACCATATGTGTGCCCCATGTGCCAGGAGGCCCACATCGACGCACGCACTCTACGTAAACACATGACCAAGTACCATGGGGACAACCTGCCAGGGAAGATCATGCTAGAAAAGGACACCCTCCAGTTCCACAACCAGGGCACCCAGGTGGAGCACGCCGTCAGCATCCTGGCGTCAGAGCTGCCTCCTGAGCTCCGGCCGGCCCAGCAGCCGCCCTCGGAGGAGATAGAGACGGTGCTGATcacagaggagacagtggaGGCTGTGGAGGCCGTGCAGGCTGCCCAGGCTGTGAGCGACGGCTCAGTGGCAACGCTCTCTGATCAGGGCATCATGCAGGTCGTGAACTACGTCCTGGCGCAGCAGGGCATCACGGGCGGCAAGCTAGAGGAAGCACCTGAGGTGATTCAGACCATGGAGGTGGAGGTCGCTCACGTGGCCGAGGTCGAGTAA
- the tp63 gene encoding tumor protein 63 isoform X5, protein MLYLETGSTTSYNESQYTNLGLLNSMDQNIQNGGSTSTSPYNNDHAQNNVTAPSPYAQPSSTFDALSPSPAIPSNTDYAGPHTFDVSFQQSSTAKSATWTYSTDLKKLYCQIAKTCPIQIKVLTNPPQGAVIRAMPVYKKAEHVTEVVKRCPNHELSREFNDGQIAPPSHLIRVEGNNHAQYVEDSITGRQSVLVPYEPPQVGTEFTTILYNFMCNSSCVGGMNRRPILIIVTLETRDGQVLGRRCFEARICACPGRDRKADEDSIRKQHVTDATKSSEAFRQVSHGIQMSAIKKRRSTDEEVFCLPIKGREIYEILVKIKESLELMQFLPQHTIESYRQQQQNLLQKQTSMPSQPSYGSCSPTQPGKVNKLPSVSQLINPQQRNTLTPSSMTGGLTDMTPMMGTHIPMNDMSSLSPTHALQQQLPLVPSSHCTPPPPYPMDSSISSFLIRLGCAGCLDYFTAQGLTNIYQIENYNMEDLSRLKIPAEFQHIIWKGIMEHRQAMDFSPPPHIVRTTSGASTVSVGSSEARGERVIDAVRFTLRQTISFPPRDEWSDFSFDLDSRRNKQQRIKEEGE, encoded by the exons ATGTTGTACCTGGAGACGGGGTCCACCACATCTTACAACGAG TCACAGTACACAAACCTGGGGCTCCTGAACAGCATGGATCAGAACATTCAGAACGGTGGCTCAACCTCAACCAGCCCCTACAACAATGACCATGCACAGAACAACGTGACAGCCCCGTCACCCTACGCCCAGCCCAGCTCCACCTTCGATGCCCTTTCTCCCTCGCCGGCCATCCCATCCAACACAGACTACGCCGGGCCCCACACCTTTGATGTGTCTTTCCAGCAGTCTAGCACAGCGAAGTCTGCCACCTGGACG TACTCAACAGACCTGAAGAAGCTATACTGCCAGATTGCCAAGACATGTCCCATTCAGATCAAAGTCCTGACCAACCCACCACAGGGTGCAGTTATCAGGGCCATGCCCGTCTATAAGAAAGCAGAGCATGTTACCGAAGTCGTGAAGCGCTGCCCGAACCACGAGCTCAGCCGCGAGTTCAACGACG GTCAAATAGCTCCTCCGAGCCACCTGATCCGTGTGGAGGGAAACAACCACGCCCAGTACGTGGAGGACTCCATCACTGGGAGACAGAGCGTATTAGTTCCTTACGAACCTCCCCAG GTGGGGACAGAATTTACCACAATTTTGTACAACTTCATGTGCAACTCCAGCTGCGTTGGGGGCATGAATAGGCGCCCCATTCTCATAATCGTCACTCTGGAAACCAGAGA TGGTCAGGTATTAGGCCGCCGTTGCTTCGAGGCCAGGATCTGCGCCTGCCCAGGCCGAGACCGAAAGGCTGACGAGGACAGCATCCGCAAGCAGCATGTAACGGACGCCACAAAGAGCAGTGAGG cCTTCCGCCAGGTTTCCCATGGCATCCAGATGTCCGCCATCAAGAAGAGAAGATCTACAGATGAGGAGGTTTTTTGTTTGCCT ATCAAAGGCCGTGAAATTTATGAGATTTTGGTAAAAATCAAAGAGTCTCTGGAACTCATGCAGTTTCTGCCGCAGCACACTATAGAGTCgtacaggcagcagcagcagaatctCCTTCAGAAACA GACTTCGATGCCGTCTCAGCCCTCCTACGGCTCCTGCTCCCCAACTCAACCCGGAAAAGTCAACAAGCTGCCCTCTGTCAGCCAGCTCATCAACCCCCAGCAGCGTAACACACTCACCCCATCCAGCATGACTGGAGGCCTGACTGACA TGACTCCTATGATGGGCACTCACATCCCCATGAACGACATGAGTTCACTGAGTCCCACACAcgcactgcagcagcagctacccCTGGTgccttcctcccactgtactcCCCCTCCGCCATACCCAATGGACAGCAGCATCTCCAG CTTCCTTATACGGCTGGGCTGCGCAGGCTGCTTGGACTACTTCACAGCACAAGGCCTAACCAACATCTACCAGATTGAGAACTATAACATGGAG GACCTGTCTAGGCTGAAGATACCCGCGGAGTTCCAGCACATCATCTGGAAGGGCATCATGGAGCACCGACAGGCCATGGATTTTTCCCCACCCCCCCACATAGTGCGCACCACCAGTGGGGCGTCCACCGTCAGCGTGGGCTCCTCCGAGGCCCGAGGCGAGCGCGTCATCGACGCCGTGCGCTTCACCCTGCGCCAGACCATCTCCTTCCCGCCGCGCGACGAGTGGTCCGACTTCTCCTTCGACCTGGATTCTCGCCGCAACAAACAGCAGCGCATCaaggaggagggagagtga
- the tp63 gene encoding tumor protein 63 isoform X4 — protein MLYLETGSTTSYNESQYTNLGLLNSMDQNIQNGGSTSTSPYNNDHAQNNVTAPSPYAQPSSTFDALSPSPAIPSNTDYAGPHTFDVSFQQSSTAKSATWTYSTDLKKLYCQIAKTCPIQIKVLTNPPQGAVIRAMPVYKKAEHVTEVVKRCPNHELSREFNDGQIAPPSHLIRVEGNNHAQYVEDSITGRQSVLVPYEPPQVGTEFTTILYNFMCNSSCVGGMNRRPILIIVTLETRDGQVLGRRCFEARICACPGRDRKADEDSIRKQHVTDATKSSEGTKRPFRQVSHGIQMSAIKKRRSTDEEVFCLPIKGREIYEILVKIKESLELMQFLPQHTIESYRQQQQNLLQKQTSMPSQPSYGSCSPTQPGKVNKLPSVSQLINPQQRNTLTPSSMTGGLTDMTPMMGTHIPMNDMSSLSPTHALQQQLPLVPSSHCTPPPPYPMDSSISSFLIRLGCAGCLDYFTAQGLTNIYQIENYNMEDLSRLKIPAEFQHIIWKGIMEHRQAMDFSPPPHIVRTTSGASTVSVGSSEARGERVIDAVRFTLRQTISFPPRDEWSDFSFDLDSRRNKQQRIKEEGE, from the exons ATGTTGTACCTGGAGACGGGGTCCACCACATCTTACAACGAG TCACAGTACACAAACCTGGGGCTCCTGAACAGCATGGATCAGAACATTCAGAACGGTGGCTCAACCTCAACCAGCCCCTACAACAATGACCATGCACAGAACAACGTGACAGCCCCGTCACCCTACGCCCAGCCCAGCTCCACCTTCGATGCCCTTTCTCCCTCGCCGGCCATCCCATCCAACACAGACTACGCCGGGCCCCACACCTTTGATGTGTCTTTCCAGCAGTCTAGCACAGCGAAGTCTGCCACCTGGACG TACTCAACAGACCTGAAGAAGCTATACTGCCAGATTGCCAAGACATGTCCCATTCAGATCAAAGTCCTGACCAACCCACCACAGGGTGCAGTTATCAGGGCCATGCCCGTCTATAAGAAAGCAGAGCATGTTACCGAAGTCGTGAAGCGCTGCCCGAACCACGAGCTCAGCCGCGAGTTCAACGACG GTCAAATAGCTCCTCCGAGCCACCTGATCCGTGTGGAGGGAAACAACCACGCCCAGTACGTGGAGGACTCCATCACTGGGAGACAGAGCGTATTAGTTCCTTACGAACCTCCCCAG GTGGGGACAGAATTTACCACAATTTTGTACAACTTCATGTGCAACTCCAGCTGCGTTGGGGGCATGAATAGGCGCCCCATTCTCATAATCGTCACTCTGGAAACCAGAGA TGGTCAGGTATTAGGCCGCCGTTGCTTCGAGGCCAGGATCTGCGCCTGCCCAGGCCGAGACCGAAAGGCTGACGAGGACAGCATCCGCAAGCAGCATGTAACGGACGCCACAAAGAGCAGTGAGGGTACGAAGCGCC cCTTCCGCCAGGTTTCCCATGGCATCCAGATGTCCGCCATCAAGAAGAGAAGATCTACAGATGAGGAGGTTTTTTGTTTGCCT ATCAAAGGCCGTGAAATTTATGAGATTTTGGTAAAAATCAAAGAGTCTCTGGAACTCATGCAGTTTCTGCCGCAGCACACTATAGAGTCgtacaggcagcagcagcagaatctCCTTCAGAAACA GACTTCGATGCCGTCTCAGCCCTCCTACGGCTCCTGCTCCCCAACTCAACCCGGAAAAGTCAACAAGCTGCCCTCTGTCAGCCAGCTCATCAACCCCCAGCAGCGTAACACACTCACCCCATCCAGCATGACTGGAGGCCTGACTGACA TGACTCCTATGATGGGCACTCACATCCCCATGAACGACATGAGTTCACTGAGTCCCACACAcgcactgcagcagcagctacccCTGGTgccttcctcccactgtactcCCCCTCCGCCATACCCAATGGACAGCAGCATCTCCAG CTTCCTTATACGGCTGGGCTGCGCAGGCTGCTTGGACTACTTCACAGCACAAGGCCTAACCAACATCTACCAGATTGAGAACTATAACATGGAG GACCTGTCTAGGCTGAAGATACCCGCGGAGTTCCAGCACATCATCTGGAAGGGCATCATGGAGCACCGACAGGCCATGGATTTTTCCCCACCCCCCCACATAGTGCGCACCACCAGTGGGGCGTCCACCGTCAGCGTGGGCTCCTCCGAGGCCCGAGGCGAGCGCGTCATCGACGCCGTGCGCTTCACCCTGCGCCAGACCATCTCCTTCCCGCCGCGCGACGAGTGGTCCGACTTCTCCTTCGACCTGGATTCTCGCCGCAACAAACAGCAGCGCATCaaggaggagggagagtga